One segment of Rubripirellula amarantea DNA contains the following:
- a CDS encoding aldose epimerase family protein, translating into MKIDKQSFGQTPDGQAVTRYTLTNSAGNSVQVMTWGASLLEVRVPDRLGNLENVNCVFDSLAPYLTKHPYFGSTVGRFCNRIGNAQFSIDGTQYSLTVNHGKHQLHGGIKNFAFKNWESESYQDESGGGVRFTLVSPDGDEGFPGEVSVTTDYHWNDANELAIKFTATTDAPTHVNFTNHSYWNLAGVGSGTMLDHLLTIEADQVLDVDGDLIPTGKFNDVEGTPFDFREPTAIGKRNDQLPATKGYDHCLVVRGEAGNLRSAARVVDPQSGRVMEVETTQPGMQLYAAGNLPGGDKSAGFGPHDAFCLETQHFPDAPNQPSFASTLLKPGEELEEVTVHRFLVD; encoded by the coding sequence ATGAAGATAGACAAACAATCCTTTGGTCAAACGCCTGATGGGCAGGCCGTAACACGCTACACCTTGACCAATTCAGCTGGAAACAGCGTCCAAGTGATGACCTGGGGGGCGTCACTATTGGAAGTTCGGGTACCTGATCGCCTCGGTAATCTCGAAAACGTGAATTGTGTTTTTGACTCGCTTGCCCCTTATCTGACAAAGCATCCTTACTTTGGCAGTACGGTTGGACGGTTCTGCAATCGAATCGGTAACGCGCAATTTTCAATTGACGGCACTCAGTACTCATTGACCGTCAACCACGGCAAGCACCAGTTGCACGGCGGCATCAAGAACTTCGCCTTCAAGAATTGGGAAAGTGAAAGTTACCAAGACGAAAGTGGTGGCGGAGTTCGGTTTACTTTGGTCAGTCCCGATGGCGATGAAGGGTTTCCAGGTGAGGTTTCGGTCACAACTGACTATCACTGGAACGACGCTAACGAGCTTGCGATCAAGTTTACGGCCACAACTGATGCGCCCACGCACGTCAACTTTACGAACCATAGTTATTGGAACTTGGCCGGTGTGGGAAGCGGCACGATGCTCGATCACCTCTTAACCATCGAAGCCGATCAAGTGCTCGACGTTGATGGTGATTTGATTCCAACGGGCAAGTTCAACGATGTCGAGGGAACTCCATTCGACTTTCGGGAGCCAACCGCAATTGGTAAACGCAATGACCAATTGCCAGCCACCAAGGGCTATGACCATTGCCTCGTTGTTCGTGGTGAAGCAGGAAATCTTCGTTCGGCCGCTCGCGTTGTTGATCCCCAATCGGGCCGGGTGATGGAGGTAGAAACCACTCAGCCAGGCATGCAACTTTACGCTGCGGGTAATTTGCCTGGCGGGGATAAGTCGGCCGGTTTTGGTCCGCACGATGCATTCTGCTTAGAAACGCAGCACTTCCCCGATGCTCCCAATCAACCATCCTTTGCAAGTACGTTGCTAAAGCCAGGTGAAGAATTAGAAGAGGTTACCGTTCACCGTTTTTTGGTTGACTAG
- a CDS encoding cysteine peptidase family C39 domain-containing protein gives MTLDLAFGTAAIIGLSVLAFVVGRWLSARQQSNRGLFFTSSLALTLAFSWLLGGKLFWAELLPSASVIYWSNLMPVLLSLTAGFASMTGVLSRWNRSTTVVLLILLTSAYVAMPLARPAIAPADTNADSDWHGRVCLQSHGSTCAPAAAATLLRSASITASESQMARWCLTSQYGTEPLGLFRGLAIASQNYPRRARVASKDASTWEDLGQLPNVALVTFESFGNANGATRTLDRVFGPGREGHAVVVLGRTDGGQWLIADPAFGTTTWTDQTFQSRFTGDAIYLKRASR, from the coding sequence ATGACATTGGACTTGGCATTTGGAACTGCAGCCATCATCGGGCTATCGGTCTTGGCATTTGTTGTTGGACGCTGGCTATCGGCGAGACAGCAATCCAATCGCGGGTTGTTCTTCACTTCATCGCTTGCCTTGACGCTTGCGTTTTCTTGGTTGTTGGGCGGAAAACTATTTTGGGCAGAGCTTTTGCCTTCTGCATCAGTCATTTACTGGTCCAACTTGATGCCCGTGTTGTTGTCTTTGACGGCAGGCTTCGCCAGCATGACAGGCGTGTTGTCACGTTGGAATCGATCGACGACCGTGGTTCTATTAATTCTGCTGACATCGGCCTACGTGGCAATGCCGTTGGCTCGGCCCGCGATCGCACCTGCGGACACGAATGCCGATTCGGATTGGCATGGACGTGTATGTCTACAATCGCATGGTTCAACCTGTGCTCCCGCGGCGGCGGCAACCTTGCTTCGTTCGGCATCGATCACGGCCAGTGAATCGCAAATGGCGCGATGGTGCTTGACCAGCCAATACGGAACGGAACCGTTGGGTTTGTTCCGCGGGTTGGCGATCGCTTCGCAAAACTATCCGCGTCGAGCGCGTGTGGCGTCAAAGGATGCATCGACGTGGGAAGATCTTGGTCAGCTACCTAACGTTGCCTTGGTGACGTTCGAATCGTTTGGAAACGCCAACGGTGCCACACGGACTCTCGATCGCGTTTTCGGACCAGGGCGAGAAGGGCATGCCGTGGTCGTGTTGGGACGCACCGATGGGGGTCAGTGGTTGATCGCGGATCCCGCGTTTGGAACTACGACGTGGACGGACCAAACCTTTCAGTCGCGTTTTACTGGCGATGCAATCTACTTAAAGCGCGCGAGTCGGTAG
- a CDS encoding sigma-54-dependent transcriptional regulator, whose protein sequence is MEDPFQILIVDDEPNIRSGLAKGLQKIADRIETAGSVNEALDKFDADLYQLVIVDVRLPGDRDGLEFVSLVQERRPGTTAIVITAHGTVETAVEAMRRGAFDFITKPVDLTLIRQQVSKAIEHHRLQTENRLLKDQLAKAGEVSRIVGSCRALQEVLGQIRQVADTDATVLIQGESGTGKELIARAIHDLGNRSSGPFVAVNLGALPETLLESELFGHEEGAFTGAMRQKPGCFEQAMRGTLLLDEITEIPAKSQVDLLRVLETGQFTRVGGEEILHSDARIISATNRDMPTLVQEGTFREDLFYRLNIVPIEVPPLRQRREDIPLLADHFLSHFINRHRRGDKTFDEEAMQTLIHASWPGNIRQLRNVVERLVVTVSGDTITAADLPSELIAVASTNSSQIRPLSEVTEDAEKIAIQSALAAHDFHREQTASALGISVRTLHYKMNRYSLH, encoded by the coding sequence ATGGAAGACCCATTTCAAATTCTGATCGTCGACGACGAACCCAACATTCGTTCGGGCCTCGCGAAGGGACTGCAAAAGATCGCTGACCGGATCGAAACGGCGGGAAGCGTCAACGAAGCGCTTGATAAGTTTGACGCAGATCTTTATCAACTCGTCATCGTGGATGTTCGTTTGCCGGGTGATCGTGACGGGTTGGAATTTGTATCGTTGGTGCAGGAACGTCGTCCGGGCACTACCGCGATCGTGATCACCGCGCATGGCACTGTTGAGACAGCGGTGGAAGCGATGCGGCGAGGAGCGTTTGATTTCATCACTAAGCCCGTCGACCTGACCTTGATTCGCCAACAAGTCAGCAAGGCGATTGAGCACCATCGATTGCAAACGGAGAATCGGTTGCTAAAGGACCAACTCGCCAAGGCGGGCGAGGTCTCCCGGATTGTGGGAAGTTGCCGAGCCTTGCAGGAAGTGCTTGGCCAAATCCGGCAAGTTGCCGATACCGACGCGACCGTTTTGATCCAGGGTGAAAGTGGGACGGGAAAAGAACTTATCGCCAGGGCGATTCATGATCTAGGGAACCGTTCGAGCGGCCCCTTCGTCGCCGTCAACTTGGGCGCATTGCCAGAGACACTGCTGGAAAGCGAACTGTTTGGCCACGAAGAAGGCGCATTCACCGGTGCTATGCGACAGAAACCAGGCTGCTTTGAACAGGCGATGCGAGGCACGCTGCTGCTCGATGAAATCACGGAGATCCCCGCCAAGAGCCAAGTTGATTTATTGCGAGTTTTAGAAACCGGTCAGTTCACTCGAGTGGGCGGCGAGGAGATTCTGCATTCTGATGCTCGGATCATTTCGGCAACCAACCGCGACATGCCCACCCTCGTGCAAGAAGGCACGTTTCGGGAAGACCTATTCTACCGTCTTAACATTGTCCCCATCGAAGTCCCTCCGCTTCGACAACGTCGAGAGGACATTCCATTGTTGGCCGACCACTTCCTATCGCACTTTATCAATCGACACCGACGCGGCGATAAGACATTTGACGAAGAAGCCATGCAAACGTTGATTCACGCCAGTTGGCCAGGCAACATTCGCCAACTACGAAATGTGGTTGAGCGTTTGGTAGTGACGGTAAGTGGCGACACGATCACTGCTGCGGACCTGCCTTCCGAATTGATCGCCGTTGCGTCAACGAATTCATCTCAGATCAGACCACTCAGTGAGGTGACTGAGGACGCGGAAAAAATTGCGATTCAATCGGCGTTGGCGGCTCACGATTTTCATCGCGAACAAACCGCCAGTGCTCTCGGCATTAGCGTGCGAACACTGCACTACAAAATGAATCGGTACAGTTTGCACTGA
- a CDS encoding two-component system sensor histidine kinase NtrB, producing the protein MFRFQPETGKNYRLAISALLALSVAAIAVTVWVEVDFLREQKIVQELIKRLPSDAAESAEELAGELRWQFRITILVVLNLVVAGLAILLLSSAYRASQQSLRDVKALSGDILSSIDQAVLTTDPHGKVTSINRRGIELLGASRQCVGVPLESLSDKLQLNGFRMKGRSKPSSDHFQEFTLTDNGTERTLQGSCQTLTDFEGKDIGNVLQLRDVTQQVLVKERMRRMERYMGLGSLAVGLHHEIKNPLAALSLHVQLLEEHLNENHVSEDVDQMLSVITTEVQRVGTVLEGFRDFASLGELNPEWANLGDLIVHQVQLLTPKAKQSNVVLIDKTSLDSIAKVRVDRPRIEQVFFNLLNNAIQAMPNGGRVVVDTIINAESFTVTITDEGPGIPDDLKDCIFDPYFTTKSEGTGLGLALSDKIMRQHNGGIEFHTSPAGTTFEITLPIASPFNSKI; encoded by the coding sequence TTGTTTCGTTTTCAACCAGAAACAGGCAAGAACTATCGACTAGCAATCTCGGCTCTATTGGCACTTAGCGTTGCTGCGATCGCCGTTACGGTCTGGGTGGAGGTTGATTTCCTACGCGAGCAGAAGATCGTTCAGGAATTGATCAAGCGACTGCCGAGCGATGCAGCCGAATCTGCCGAAGAATTGGCCGGTGAATTACGCTGGCAGTTCCGTATTACGATTCTGGTCGTGCTTAATCTTGTCGTCGCAGGATTGGCGATCCTTTTACTTTCAAGCGCCTATCGTGCCTCGCAACAATCACTGCGAGACGTCAAAGCTCTCTCGGGCGATATCCTTAGCAGCATCGACCAAGCGGTCCTAACGACGGATCCCCATGGCAAAGTAACCAGCATCAATCGCCGAGGTATCGAATTGCTTGGCGCCAGCAGGCAATGCGTTGGTGTGCCACTGGAAAGCCTTTCAGATAAACTGCAACTCAACGGCTTTCGAATGAAGGGTCGATCAAAGCCATCTTCTGATCACTTTCAAGAATTCACCCTCACCGACAACGGTACAGAACGCACATTGCAAGGCTCTTGCCAAACGCTGACTGATTTCGAGGGCAAGGATATTGGAAACGTACTGCAACTTCGCGACGTCACCCAACAAGTGCTCGTCAAAGAGCGCATGCGAAGGATGGAACGATACATGGGCTTGGGCTCACTTGCAGTCGGGCTGCACCATGAAATCAAGAATCCTTTAGCGGCCCTGTCGCTACATGTTCAATTGCTGGAAGAACACCTCAACGAAAACCATGTCAGTGAAGATGTCGATCAAATGTTGTCGGTTATCACAACCGAAGTGCAACGTGTGGGAACCGTGCTAGAAGGGTTCCGCGACTTCGCTTCTCTTGGCGAACTGAATCCTGAATGGGCCAATCTGGGTGACCTGATCGTGCATCAAGTTCAGCTACTGACTCCCAAAGCCAAACAATCCAATGTCGTGCTCATCGATAAGACTTCTCTCGACTCAATAGCTAAGGTACGTGTCGATCGTCCGCGAATAGAACAAGTATTCTTTAACCTGCTCAACAATGCGATTCAAGCAATGCCCAACGGCGGCCGTGTCGTTGTGGACACGATCATCAATGCCGAGTCGTTCACGGTCACGATCACGGACGAGGGCCCCGGAATTCCTGATGACCTAAAGGACTGCATCTTCGATCCCTATTTCACCACGAAAAGTGAAGGCACTGGCCTAGGGTTAGCCCTAAGCGACAAGATCATGCGGCAGCACAACGGTGGCATAGAATTTCACACCTCACCGGCTGGCACTACCTTTGAAATAACTTTACCGATCGCGTCCCCGTTCAACTCGAAAATTTAG